Proteins encoded together in one Gemmatimonadota bacterium DH-78 window:
- the metH gene encoding methionine synthase, whose protein sequence is MTPISSGAPDRPLGSRASALLHALRHRILILDGAMGTMIQARDIDEDGLRGDAFRDHPHSLEGAHDLLSLTRPEVIREIHDAYFEAGADLVETNTFNAQRISLADYGLEDRAYEINRAAARIARESAEAFTARDPSRPRWAVGILGPTNRTASLSPDVNDPGARSITFMELAEAYDEQVRGLLDGGADLLMVETVFDTLNAKAALWAISKVFEERGEAVPVTVSGTITDRSGRTLTGQTPEAFWNSVRHGVAAAFPTGVAPWAGAEGPEPSIGLLAVGLNCALGPDQLRPHLEELSEVAECFVTVHPNAGLPNAFGGYDLGPEAMAESARDFATAGFVNIIGGCCGTTPDHIRAMARAVEGVAPRRIPRLPRRTRLSGLEPVAIGPESLLANIGERTNVTGSRRFRRLISDDDYPTALEVARQQVEGGAQVIDVNMDEGLLDSVGAMRRYLDLLASEPDIARVPVMIDSSRWEVLEEGLRHLQGRGIVNSISLKEGEEEFRQQAREVKRYGAAVVVMAFDEQGQADTVERRVSILERACGILTRELGFAPEEIIVDPNVFAVATGIAEHDRYALDFIEATRQIKERLPGVLVSGGISNLSFSFRGSPEVREAMHAAFLLHAVKAGLDLAIVNAGALPVYDEIEPELLEAIEDVLFVRRPDATERLTALAEARQGKEAARVEDLSWRDAPVDERLRHALVQGIDDWVERDVEEARLAADRALSVIEGPLMAGMNRVGDLFGEGKMFLPQVVKSARVMKKAVAQLIPFIEADELDARSSAGRILLATVKGDVHDIGKNIVGVVLQCNGFEVVDLGVMVPADTILGRAREEGVDAIGLSGLITPSLDQMVHVAREMERTGFELPLLIGGATTSRTHTAVKIEPEYRGAPTAHVNDASRAVGVLRRLLDPAERDRYAAELQTEHTALRERHAQRRDRAPLVPIDAARNRGLRIDSALAPAAPRMPGRHLFERIPIGELRGFIDWTPFLRSWELKGSWPEVLDDPSEGPHARSLVKDANGMLDRFERDGALTPKAVALLAPADATGPDDVTIWTDESRTEARCVVPFLRQQFDRPQGRPHRCLADYVLPVGARDEGDWMGAFAVSAGDGLDPIVAAYEADHDDYHAILARAIADRLAEAAAEWLHHRVRTTLWGYAPDEALGNDDLIAEAYQGIRPAPGYPACPDHPGKRIIFDLLDAPRIGLALTESCAMTPTAAVAGWYFGHPEAAYFGVGRIGRDQVEDYARRAGMEPAEAERWLSPNLGYDPERS, encoded by the coding sequence ATGACGCCGATTTCATCCGGCGCACCCGACCGTCCGCTCGGCTCCCGAGCCTCCGCGCTCCTGCACGCCCTCCGCCATCGGATCCTGATCCTCGACGGCGCCATGGGCACGATGATCCAGGCGCGCGACATCGACGAAGACGGGCTGCGGGGTGACGCCTTTCGCGACCACCCGCACTCGCTCGAGGGTGCACACGACCTGCTCAGCCTCACCCGGCCCGAGGTGATCCGCGAGATCCACGACGCCTATTTCGAGGCGGGCGCGGATCTGGTGGAGACCAACACCTTCAACGCGCAGCGCATCTCGCTGGCCGACTACGGTCTCGAAGACCGCGCCTACGAGATCAATCGCGCCGCCGCCCGCATCGCCCGCGAATCGGCCGAGGCCTTCACCGCCCGCGATCCGAGCCGGCCCCGTTGGGCCGTGGGTATTCTGGGGCCCACCAACCGCACCGCCTCCCTCTCGCCCGATGTGAACGATCCGGGCGCGCGGTCGATCACCTTCATGGAGCTCGCCGAGGCCTACGACGAGCAGGTGCGCGGACTGCTCGACGGCGGCGCCGATCTGCTCATGGTGGAGACGGTGTTCGACACCCTCAACGCCAAGGCCGCCCTGTGGGCGATCTCGAAGGTGTTCGAGGAGCGGGGCGAGGCGGTGCCGGTCACGGTGTCGGGCACGATCACCGACCGCTCGGGCCGCACCCTCACCGGCCAGACCCCCGAAGCCTTCTGGAATTCGGTGCGACATGGCGTCGCCGCCGCATTCCCGACGGGTGTCGCCCCGTGGGCGGGGGCCGAGGGACCCGAACCCTCCATCGGACTCCTCGCCGTCGGGCTCAACTGCGCCCTCGGTCCCGACCAGCTGCGCCCGCATCTGGAAGAGTTGTCCGAAGTGGCCGAGTGCTTCGTGACGGTGCACCCCAACGCCGGCCTCCCGAACGCCTTCGGGGGCTATGACCTCGGACCGGAGGCCATGGCCGAGTCCGCCCGCGACTTCGCCACTGCGGGCTTCGTCAACATCATCGGGGGCTGCTGCGGGACCACCCCCGACCACATCCGCGCCATGGCCCGCGCGGTGGAGGGCGTCGCCCCCCGCCGGATCCCGCGGCTGCCCCGGCGCACCCGACTCTCGGGGCTGGAGCCGGTGGCGATCGGCCCGGAGTCGCTGCTCGCCAACATCGGGGAGCGCACCAACGTCACCGGCTCCCGCCGCTTCCGGCGCCTGATCTCCGACGACGATTACCCGACCGCCCTCGAGGTCGCGCGCCAGCAGGTGGAGGGCGGTGCGCAGGTGATCGACGTGAACATGGACGAGGGGCTGCTCGACTCCGTGGGCGCCATGCGTCGCTACCTCGACCTGCTCGCCTCGGAGCCCGACATCGCCCGGGTGCCGGTGATGATCGACTCGAGTCGCTGGGAGGTGCTCGAAGAGGGACTCCGGCATCTGCAGGGTCGCGGGATCGTCAACTCGATCTCGCTCAAGGAGGGCGAGGAGGAGTTCCGCCAGCAGGCCCGCGAGGTGAAGCGCTACGGCGCGGCGGTGGTCGTGATGGCCTTCGACGAGCAGGGGCAGGCCGACACGGTCGAGCGCCGGGTGTCGATTCTGGAGCGCGCCTGCGGCATCCTCACCCGCGAGCTCGGCTTCGCGCCCGAAGAGATCATCGTCGACCCCAACGTCTTCGCGGTCGCCACCGGCATCGCCGAGCACGACCGGTACGCGCTCGACTTCATCGAGGCCACGCGGCAGATCAAGGAGCGGCTGCCCGGCGTGCTCGTGAGCGGCGGGATCAGCAATCTCAGCTTCTCCTTCCGCGGCAGTCCCGAGGTGCGCGAGGCCATGCACGCGGCCTTCCTGCTGCACGCGGTGAAGGCCGGCCTCGACCTCGCCATCGTGAATGCGGGCGCGCTGCCCGTGTACGACGAGATCGAGCCCGAGCTGCTCGAGGCCATCGAAGACGTGCTCTTCGTGCGCCGCCCCGACGCCACCGAGCGGCTGACCGCGCTGGCCGAGGCGCGCCAGGGCAAGGAGGCCGCCCGGGTCGAGGATCTGAGCTGGCGCGACGCCCCGGTCGACGAGCGGCTGCGCCACGCCCTCGTTCAGGGCATCGACGACTGGGTCGAGCGCGACGTGGAGGAGGCGCGGCTGGCCGCGGATCGCGCCCTGTCGGTGATCGAGGGCCCGCTGATGGCCGGCATGAACCGCGTGGGCGACCTCTTCGGCGAGGGCAAGATGTTCCTGCCCCAAGTGGTGAAGAGTGCCCGCGTGATGAAGAAGGCGGTGGCGCAACTCATCCCCTTCATCGAGGCCGACGAGCTCGACGCCCGCAGCTCGGCCGGCCGCATCCTGCTCGCCACGGTGAAGGGCGACGTGCACGACATCGGCAAGAACATCGTGGGCGTGGTGCTGCAGTGTAACGGCTTCGAGGTGGTCGACCTCGGGGTGATGGTCCCGGCCGACACGATTCTCGGTCGCGCGCGCGAAGAGGGAGTCGACGCCATCGGGCTGTCCGGCCTCATCACCCCGTCCCTCGACCAGATGGTGCATGTGGCACGCGAGATGGAGCGCACCGGCTTCGAGCTCCCGCTGCTGATCGGGGGCGCGACCACTTCGCGAACGCACACCGCGGTGAAGATCGAGCCCGAGTACCGGGGCGCGCCCACCGCCCATGTGAACGACGCCTCGCGCGCGGTCGGAGTGCTCCGGCGCCTGCTCGATCCCGCCGAACGCGATCGATACGCGGCCGAGCTGCAGACCGAACACACCGCGCTTCGGGAGCGTCACGCCCAGCGTCGGGACCGCGCCCCACTGGTCCCCATCGACGCTGCGCGGAATCGGGGACTCCGCATCGACTCCGCCCTCGCGCCGGCCGCACCGCGGATGCCCGGCCGGCACCTCTTCGAACGGATTCCGATCGGCGAGCTGCGCGGCTTCATCGACTGGACGCCCTTCCTGCGCTCCTGGGAGCTGAAGGGAAGCTGGCCCGAGGTGCTCGACGACCCCTCCGAGGGCCCGCACGCTCGCTCGTTGGTGAAAGACGCGAACGGCATGCTCGACCGTTTCGAGCGCGATGGGGCGCTCACCCCGAAGGCCGTCGCGCTGCTCGCCCCGGCCGACGCCACCGGGCCCGACGACGTCACGATCTGGACGGACGAGAGTCGCACCGAGGCGCGGTGCGTCGTGCCGTTCCTCCGGCAGCAGTTCGATCGCCCCCAGGGCCGGCCGCACCGGTGCCTGGCCGACTACGTGCTGCCGGTCGGAGCGCGAGACGAGGGCGACTGGATGGGCGCCTTCGCGGTGAGTGCCGGCGACGGACTCGACCCGATCGTGGCCGCCTACGAGGCGGACCACGACGACTACCACGCGATTCTCGCCCGGGCGATCGCCGACCGACTCGCCGAGGCCGCCGCGGAGTGGCTGCACCACCGGGTCCGGACGACGCTCTGGGGGTACGCCCCCGACGAGGCGCTCGGCAACGACGACCTCATCGCCGAGGCCTACCAGGGCATTCGGCCCGCCCCCGGCTACCCGGCCTGCCCCGACCACCCCGGCAAGCGCATCATCTTCGACCTGCTCGACGCCCCCCGGATCGGCCTCGCGCTCACCGAGTCGTGCGCCATGACCCCCACCGCAGCGGTGGCCGGCTGGTACTTCGGTCACCCCGAGGCCGCCTACTTCGGCGTGGGGCGGATCGGTCGCGACCAGGTGGAGGACTACGCCCGCCGCGCCGGCATGGAGCCGGCCGAAGCCGAGCGGTGGCTGAGCCCGAACCTGGGCTACGACCCGGAGCGGTCATGA
- a CDS encoding LLM class flavin-dependent oxidoreductase translates to MPPLKLGIVDQSPVPNGSDARTAVAATLDLARWADRAGFSRYWVAEHHSTNSFAGSAPEVLIPAVASVTERIRVGSGGVMLPHYSPYKVAEQFRMLQTLFPGRIDLGLGRAPAGTGRAAQALRYGRAPIAIEHFPQQLDDLAGWLGESLDASHPLAKVRATPRGKDVPELWMLASSGTTAAVAASRGLGYSFAQFISGVDGSAAVRAYQAAFQPGAHRSEPAANVGIGVLCADTTEEAEWLSLSLHLWRMRIMRGMDRGIPSPEQAKEEFEQAGIPIAEVLAEETRVVVGNPAEVRDALLALADRYGVDELMTVTVTHDLAARRRSYELLAEAMGVE, encoded by the coding sequence ATGCCCCCACTGAAGCTCGGAATCGTCGACCAGTCGCCCGTGCCCAACGGCAGCGACGCGCGCACGGCCGTGGCCGCCACCCTCGACCTCGCCCGCTGGGCCGACCGCGCCGGCTTCTCGCGCTACTGGGTGGCCGAGCACCACAGCACCAACTCCTTCGCGGGATCGGCCCCCGAGGTGCTGATCCCGGCGGTGGCGTCGGTCACCGAGCGCATCCGGGTGGGGTCGGGCGGCGTGATGCTGCCGCACTACTCGCCCTACAAGGTGGCCGAGCAGTTCAGGATGCTGCAGACGCTCTTCCCGGGCCGCATCGACCTGGGACTCGGCCGGGCACCCGCTGGCACCGGGCGGGCCGCGCAGGCGCTGCGCTACGGGCGCGCCCCGATCGCGATCGAGCACTTTCCCCAGCAGCTCGACGACCTGGCCGGCTGGCTCGGCGAGTCGCTCGATGCCTCCCACCCGCTCGCGAAGGTGCGCGCCACGCCCCGCGGGAAGGACGTGCCCGAGCTGTGGATGCTCGCCTCGAGCGGCACCACCGCCGCGGTCGCCGCGAGCCGCGGGCTCGGCTACTCCTTCGCCCAGTTCATCAGCGGTGTCGACGGAAGCGCGGCGGTGCGCGCCTATCAGGCGGCATTCCAGCCCGGCGCGCACCGGTCGGAACCGGCCGCCAACGTGGGTATCGGTGTGCTCTGCGCCGACACGACCGAAGAAGCCGAGTGGCTCTCGCTCAGCCTGCACCTCTGGCGCATGCGGATCATGCGCGGAATGGACCGCGGAATCCCCTCCCCCGAGCAGGCGAAGGAGGAGTTCGAGCAGGCGGGCATCCCGATCGCCGAGGTGCTCGCCGAAGAGACGCGGGTGGTGGTCGGCAACCCCGCCGAGGTCCGCGACGCGCTGCTCGCGCTGGCCGATCGCTACGGCGTCGACGAACTCATGACCGTCACCGTCACCCACGACTTGGCCGCGCGCCGGCGCTCGTACGAGCTGCTGGCGGAGGCGATGGGGGTGGAATGA
- a CDS encoding ATP-binding protein produces MTQPPLELFPRFATDQVRTALADTPVVMVVGPRQCGKTTLVRDLLDEDRTYLTLDDDTVLEAARSDPVGLVRGLDRVVIDEVQRHPDLLRAIKFSVDSDRRPGRFLLTGSANILALPQLSESLAGRVAIVELLPLSQLELMGQRPAFLRSALAGEVLQTTDPRVGPELVEVVLTGGFPEMIRRTDGSRRRAWARDYVNTLVRRDVSDIAEVDRQRAMLRLFRLLAQHSGQLTNYSRLSGSVGLDDKTARRYVSILENLFVLQLVDPWFRNQLKRLVKTPKLHFLDSGLLAALLGLTPDRVESDRSVFGPVLESFVFAEVRRQSTWIEEQCTLSHYRDRDGFEVDIVVEDVTGDVVGIEVKASATVHRKDFKGMERLADTVGAPFRLGVVLYDGDQVLPFGDRMFAVPLSSLWATGG; encoded by the coding sequence ATGACTCAGCCTCCCTTGGAGCTCTTCCCCAGATTCGCAACCGATCAGGTGCGTACGGCGCTGGCCGACACTCCCGTGGTCATGGTGGTCGGCCCGCGGCAGTGCGGAAAGACGACGCTCGTCCGCGACCTGTTGGACGAGGATCGGACCTATCTCACGCTGGACGACGACACGGTCCTGGAAGCTGCCCGCTCCGACCCGGTGGGTCTTGTCCGAGGCCTCGATCGGGTCGTCATCGACGAAGTCCAGCGCCACCCGGACCTTCTGCGTGCCATCAAGTTCAGCGTGGACTCGGACCGCCGGCCGGGCCGATTCCTGCTGACGGGTTCTGCGAATATCTTGGCCCTGCCTCAGCTCTCGGAGAGCTTGGCGGGGCGTGTGGCCATCGTCGAGTTGCTTCCCCTCTCGCAGCTGGAGCTCATGGGGCAGCGACCGGCATTCCTCCGCTCCGCTCTGGCCGGCGAGGTCCTGCAGACGACCGACCCCCGTGTGGGCCCCGAGCTGGTCGAGGTCGTGCTGACCGGGGGGTTCCCGGAGATGATCCGGCGTACGGACGGGTCGCGGCGTCGAGCGTGGGCACGCGACTACGTGAACACCCTGGTGCGCCGCGACGTGTCGGACATCGCCGAGGTCGATCGGCAGCGCGCGATGCTCCGCCTGTTTCGACTGCTCGCCCAGCATTCGGGCCAGCTGACGAACTACTCTCGGCTGTCCGGGAGTGTAGGACTCGACGACAAGACCGCTCGAAGGTATGTGAGCATTCTGGAGAACCTGTTCGTTCTCCAACTGGTTGATCCCTGGTTCCGGAATCAGCTCAAGCGCTTGGTGAAGACTCCGAAGCTCCACTTCCTCGATTCCGGCCTCCTCGCAGCACTCCTCGGTCTTACTCCGGACCGGGTGGAATCGGACCGATCCGTTTTCGGGCCGGTGCTGGAGTCCTTCGTCTTTGCCGAAGTCCGGCGGCAGTCGACGTGGATCGAGGAGCAGTGCACCCTGTCGCACTATCGCGACCGCGATGGATTCGAGGTGGACATCGTGGTCGAAGACGTGACGGGCGATGTCGTGGGCATCGAGGTGAAGGCTTCGGCCACCGTCCACCGGAAGGACTTCAAGGGAATGGAACGCCTGGCCGACACGGTGGGCGCACCCTTTCGTCTCGGCGTGGTCCTCTACGATGGGGACCAGGTGCTCCCGTTCGGGGACCGCATGTTCGCAGTCCCCCTGTCCAGTCTGTGGGCGACCGGGGGATAG
- the dapF gene encoding diaminopimelate epimerase, with the protein MAATDVTAELSVPGAIRHHGGGSRASAHDHHTEGDELSVDGEHDRPVAGRDFYKGHGLGNDYLVVEEGTAWRVTATAVPRLCHRNEGVGSDGVVFVHRGTQPPFRLRGFNPDGSEFERSGNGLRIVASHLFRTGRVGSEPFEVELGGDRIRMQVHGADGRGEYDISVHMGTAGVGAEAVHALPEVVVGEGRIELDPVGVLLAVLVSVGNPHCVVFGEGEPWRSLDRADLDRLGPALTAHPAFTQGINVQLARILATDRIEFQVWERGVGHTTASGTSACAVAVAAVASGRLPPGEKTLEMEGGTLRVRVDEDLGVVLRGPVRAVCDGELDAGFSRGLGGGRLPSPEEG; encoded by the coding sequence ATGGCGGCGACCGATGTGACTGCGGAGCTTTCAGTTCCGGGCGCGATCCGCCATCATGGCGGCGGTTCGCGGGCATCCGCGCACGACCACCACACCGAGGGGGACGAGTTGAGCGTCGACGGCGAGCACGATCGGCCGGTCGCGGGGCGGGACTTCTACAAGGGGCACGGTCTGGGCAACGACTACCTCGTGGTGGAAGAGGGTACGGCCTGGCGGGTGACGGCCACCGCGGTTCCCCGACTCTGCCACCGGAACGAGGGCGTGGGCTCCGACGGCGTGGTGTTCGTGCATCGCGGCACGCAGCCGCCGTTCCGGCTGCGGGGCTTCAATCCCGACGGCTCGGAGTTCGAGCGGAGCGGCAATGGTCTGCGGATCGTGGCGTCGCACCTCTTCCGCACGGGGCGCGTGGGTTCGGAGCCCTTCGAGGTGGAGCTCGGAGGCGATCGCATCCGCATGCAGGTGCACGGGGCGGATGGCCGCGGCGAGTACGACATCTCGGTGCACATGGGCACGGCCGGTGTGGGCGCCGAGGCGGTGCACGCGCTGCCCGAGGTGGTGGTGGGCGAGGGGCGCATCGAGCTCGATCCGGTGGGGGTACTCCTCGCGGTGCTGGTATCGGTCGGAAATCCGCACTGCGTGGTATTCGGCGAAGGCGAGCCGTGGCGGAGCCTCGACCGCGCCGACCTCGACCGGCTGGGCCCGGCGCTCACGGCACACCCCGCCTTCACGCAGGGGATCAACGTGCAGCTCGCGCGGATCCTGGCCACCGACCGCATCGAGTTTCAGGTGTGGGAGCGGGGGGTGGGCCACACCACCGCCTCGGGTACGAGCGCCTGCGCGGTGGCGGTGGCGGCCGTAGCATCGGGGCGACTCCCCCCCGGCGAGAAGACCCTCGAGATGGAGGGGGGCACGCTGCGGGTGCGCGTCGATGAGGATCTCGGGGTGGTGCTGCGGGGCCCGGTGCGGGCGGTCTGCGACGGTGAACTCGATGCCGGGTTCAGCCGCGGGCTCGGCGGCGGCCGCCTGCCGAGCCCCGAGGAGGGGTAG
- a CDS encoding YdeI/OmpD-associated family protein, producing the protein MTDEAPTFFPTPADFRAWLEREHATANHLWVGYYKKATGRPSVTWEETVDEALCFGWIDGIRKSRDAESYTIRFTPRRPKSVWSRRNIDLVKRLTAEGRMRPEGLAAFAHKDVHPHSGYRTSDRSHDLTDEMLQRFEAAAEAWDFYQSQPAGYRRTSARWVMSAKREQTRQRRLTTLIEDSAQGLRIKQLRRG; encoded by the coding sequence ATGACCGACGAAGCGCCCACCTTCTTTCCCACCCCCGCCGACTTCCGCGCCTGGCTCGAGCGAGAGCACGCGACGGCGAACCATCTCTGGGTCGGTTACTACAAGAAGGCCACGGGCAGGCCGTCCGTAACCTGGGAAGAAACGGTGGACGAGGCGCTCTGCTTCGGCTGGATCGACGGCATTCGGAAGTCGCGCGACGCGGAGAGCTACACGATTCGCTTCACGCCGCGCCGGCCGAAGAGCGTCTGGAGTCGGCGCAACATCGATCTCGTGAAACGACTGACCGCCGAGGGTCGCATGCGGCCGGAGGGGCTTGCCGCCTTCGCCCACAAGGACGTACACCCACACAGTGGATACCGCACCTCCGATCGGTCACACGACCTCACCGACGAGATGCTCCAGCGGTTCGAGGCGGCTGCGGAGGCGTGGGACTTCTACCAGAGCCAACCCGCCGGCTATCGGCGGACGTCGGCGCGATGGGTCATGTCGGCCAAGCGCGAGCAGACGCGGCAGCGTCGCCTGACGACGCTCATCGAGGACTCCGCGCAGGGCCTGAGGATCAAGCAGCTTCGGCGAGGGTGA
- a CDS encoding DUF5916 domain-containing protein, protein MTMRRMWTTTLFPLAAFVALPAPPGLSILSGVPAALVAQQPTRTASTDSRTGTPPSPRADQAAQSLRVSGDAPRAADEQLVLQATRLEGEVTLDGVIDEAVWATAQVADGFTQFDPDPGAAPAERTEARVVYGDDALWVAIRAFDRAPDSIAAQLTRRDQDSYSDEVAVVIDSYFDRRTAFHFQVNALGVKTDLYRFDDTGEDTGWDAVWEVATARDDQGWSAEFRIPYSQLRFRDAPEQRWGINFLRRIARHGEMSVWAPTSREESAIVSRFGELRGMIELSPPRRLEFTPYSLARLERSPGDADNPFYSSNDFLGSVGADMKYGITTDLTLNVTINPDFGQVEADPAQVNLSAYETFLPEQRPFFVEGANLFSFGLGIGDGDGAQESLFYSRRIGRAPQGSPQVSDGWSDADESTTILGAWKLSGKTASGWSVGLLNAVTSEESARIAPDEGERFDQAIEPFTNTAVARIQKDFREGRSAVGVIATATNRSPDVADELQLRTGAYTAGIDARHRFSDENWEVSGYLLGSHLRGSEETIDALQRSPARLFHRPGADHLGYDPTRTSLSGVAATATLNKIAGGHWRFGTGIQARSPGFDANDAGYMRDADFASTFVYLGYDQSSPQGIFRRYRLNFNAWNGVYWSNLERANTGGNVNANGQFTNFWNAYGGIGINASGLSNGMLRGGPDFVTERRINWWSGLNSDSRKPIGLNLNVNGHSVPESDGWGIGVSPTLRWRPTGRANISLGGFWNRNVNDRQWVGRHGAADDPSYVLARLDQTSVGLTSRLDLAVSPTLSLQLYAQPFASSGRYDEYKRVADPKGDSYADRIQPLDLARSGDDWVGDIDGDGEDDAVRAGDFDIRQFRSNAVLRWEYRPGSTLFVVWAQGRDAFDRGGTFDFNDDFGRLFDQHPSNVFMVKLSYWLTP, encoded by the coding sequence ATGACGATGCGGCGGATGTGGACGACCACCCTCTTCCCCCTGGCGGCCTTCGTCGCGCTTCCCGCGCCCCCGGGTCTCTCCATCCTCTCCGGCGTCCCGGCGGCCCTCGTCGCCCAGCAGCCGACCCGCACCGCGAGCACCGATTCGCGCACCGGCACACCTCCGTCTCCCCGTGCCGATCAGGCCGCCCAAAGCCTCCGCGTGTCCGGCGACGCACCGCGCGCCGCCGACGAGCAGCTCGTGCTCCAGGCCACCCGCCTCGAGGGCGAGGTGACCCTCGACGGTGTGATCGACGAGGCCGTCTGGGCCACCGCCCAGGTGGCCGACGGCTTCACCCAGTTCGATCCCGATCCCGGCGCCGCCCCCGCCGAGCGCACCGAGGCCCGAGTCGTCTACGGCGACGATGCCCTGTGGGTGGCCATCCGCGCCTTCGACCGAGCGCCCGACTCGATCGCCGCTCAGCTCACCCGCCGCGATCAGGACTCGTATTCCGACGAGGTGGCGGTCGTGATCGACTCCTACTTCGACCGCCGCACCGCCTTCCACTTCCAGGTCAACGCGCTCGGGGTGAAGACCGACCTCTACCGCTTCGACGACACCGGCGAAGACACCGGGTGGGACGCCGTCTGGGAGGTGGCCACGGCCCGCGACGATCAGGGGTGGTCCGCGGAGTTCCGTATTCCCTACTCGCAGCTCCGCTTTCGCGACGCCCCCGAACAGCGCTGGGGCATCAACTTCCTGCGGCGCATCGCCCGCCACGGCGAGATGTCGGTGTGGGCGCCCACCTCGCGCGAGGAGAGCGCGATCGTCTCGCGCTTCGGCGAACTCCGCGGCATGATCGAACTCTCGCCCCCGCGCCGCCTCGAGTTCACCCCCTACTCGCTGGCCCGTCTCGAGCGCTCGCCCGGCGACGCCGACAACCCCTTCTACAGCAGCAACGACTTCCTGGGCTCGGTGGGCGCCGACATGAAGTACGGCATCACCACCGACCTCACCCTCAACGTCACCATCAACCCCGATTTCGGGCAGGTGGAGGCCGACCCCGCGCAGGTGAACCTGTCGGCCTACGAGACGTTTCTTCCCGAGCAGCGCCCCTTCTTCGTGGAGGGCGCCAACCTGTTCTCCTTCGGACTCGGCATCGGCGACGGGGACGGCGCTCAGGAGTCCCTCTTCTACTCGCGCCGCATCGGACGCGCGCCGCAGGGTTCGCCCCAGGTGAGCGACGGCTGGAGCGACGCGGACGAGAGCACCACGATCCTCGGCGCGTGGAAGCTGTCGGGAAAGACCGCCTCGGGGTGGTCCGTGGGACTCCTCAACGCCGTCACCTCCGAAGAGAGCGCGCGCATCGCGCCCGACGAGGGCGAGCGGTTCGACCAGGCCATCGAGCCCTTCACCAACACGGCCGTCGCCCGCATCCAGAAGGATTTCCGCGAGGGGCGCAGCGCGGTGGGCGTGATCGCCACCGCCACGAACCGCAGCCCCGACGTGGCCGACGAGTTGCAGCTGCGCACCGGCGCCTACACCGCCGGCATCGACGCCCGGCACCGCTTCTCCGACGAGAACTGGGAGGTGTCGGGGTACCTGCTCGGCTCGCACCTGCGCGGCTCCGAGGAAACCATCGACGCGCTCCAGCGTTCGCCCGCGCGACTCTTCCATCGCCCCGGCGCCGACCACCTGGGCTACGACCCCACCCGCACGAGCCTGTCGGGGGTGGCGGCCACCGCCACGTTGAACAAGATCGCGGGCGGCCACTGGCGCTTCGGCACCGGAATCCAGGCGCGCAGCCCGGGCTTCGACGCGAACGACGCCGGCTACATGCGCGACGCCGACTTCGCCTCGACCTTCGTCTACCTCGGCTACGACCAGTCGTCGCCGCAGGGCATCTTTCGGCGCTACCGCCTCAACTTCAACGCCTGGAACGGCGTGTACTGGAGCAACCTCGAGCGGGCCAACACCGGCGGCAACGTGAACGCCAACGGGCAGTTCACGAACTTCTGGAACGCGTACGGCGGCATCGGCATCAACGCGTCGGGACTCTCCAACGGCATGCTGCGGGGCGGACCGGACTTCGTGACCGAGCGTCGCATCAACTGGTGGAGCGGGTTGAACTCCGACTCCCGCAAGCCGATCGGACTCAATCTCAACGTGAACGGGCACAGCGTGCCCGAGAGCGACGGCTGGGGAATCGGGGTTTCGCCCACGCTGCGCTGGCGCCCCACCGGCCGGGCCAACATCTCGCTCGGCGGCTTCTGGAACCGCAACGTGAACGACCGCCAGTGGGTGGGGCGTCACGGCGCCGCCGACGACCCCTCGTACGTGCTCGCGCGGCTCGATCAGACCTCCGTCGGCCTCACGAGCCGGCTCGACCTCGCGGTGTCGCCAACGCTGTCGCTGCAGCTCTACGCTCAGCCGTTCGCCAGCTCGGGACGCTACGACGAGTACAAGCGCGTGGCGGATCCGAAGGGGGACTCCTACGCCGATCGGATCCAGCCGCTCGATCTCGCGCGCTCGGGCGACGACTGGGTCGGCGACATCGACGGCGACGGCGAAGACGACGCGGTGCGGGCCGGTGACTTCGACATCCGGCAGTTCCGCTCGAATGCCGTGCTGCGATGGGAGTACCGTCCCGGCAGCACCCTCTTCGTCGTGTGGGCCCAGGGCCGGGACGCCTTCGACCGCGGCGGCACCTTCGACTTCAACGACGACTTCGGACGCCTCTTCGACCAGCACCCCAGCAACGTGTTCATGGTGAAGCTGAGCTACTGGCTGACGCCGTAG